Below is a genomic region from uncultured Sunxiuqinia sp..
TACATCCAGTTCTCTCTCTTTTCGAAGAATATCAGCCATTTTATACCCTGAGATTCCTCCCATCATCACATCCAGTAATATCAAGTGATATTCTTCCAGCTGCATCGTCAACGCTTCTTCGGCCGAAGCGGCTACATCAATGTCAAAACCTTCACTCGATAAATTAAATTGAAGGATTTCACGAAGGTCCTTTTCATCGTCAACTACCAGTATTTTAGGAGTATAATCCATGATTTATTTATCTATTTTATGATGTCTGATATCTTTTCCCTCAATGGAATAAATTGCAGCCTCTGCAATATTGGTGGCATGATCAGCAATTCGCTCAATATTCGACATCATTTCCTTAATGGTAATAATGCTCATGAGTAAATGTTTGCTGCTTTCTGCAGTGTCTGCCTTAGCTAACATTTTCTTTAATAGCTTGTGATTGATTTCATCAAATACAACGTCATTTTTAATCGTCCAAATGGCAAACCCCTTATCGTCGTTGATAAACGAAAGCAAGGACTTCCGGACCATTTTAATGCTCAAAATAGTCATGTTTGACAAAACTTCCTGCAAACGGGAATAAACCTCCGGGGTTTTAATTTTCTCAATAAAATTAGAAATATTAACCACCAGATCTCCGATCCGTTCCAAGCTTAAAACAATTCGGTAGCACGCAATAATTCGTCGTAGCTCCGAAGCAACAGGCTGATAAAGAACGATTGTATTTACAATCTTATCGCTAAGCTTAACTTCTTTTTTATCAATTTCGTTTTCATTTTGACGAATCTTTTTCAGGACGTCTTCTGGAACCACGATATTTCCGGCAGTTATCACTTGCTCTATTTGGTCGAGTTGCTCTAAAACAATATTTGAAAGTGTTTCAAAGTCGACAACAATATTATTTAGTGCATCATCTTTTCTAATCGTCATAATCCGAATTTTAAATTTT
It encodes:
- a CDS encoding PhoU domain-containing protein, translating into MTIRKDDALNNIVVDFETLSNIVLEQLDQIEQVITAGNIVVPEDVLKKIRQNENEIDKKEVKLSDKIVNTIVLYQPVASELRRIIACYRIVLSLERIGDLVVNISNFIEKIKTPEVYSRLQEVLSNMTILSIKMVRKSLLSFINDDKGFAIWTIKNDVVFDEINHKLLKKMLAKADTAESSKHLLMSIITIKEMMSNIERIADHATNIAEAAIYSIEGKDIRHHKIDK